The segment TCGCGGCGCAACTCCTCCTGCTCGGCGGTATAACCGATCCGCATGGGGACGTCCTCACTGTTCGGGGTTCGTTGCCGGTAGCACCGACGGGCACATGGTGGTACCCGTCCATCTGTCTCGTTGTAACACGTTCTAGTCTTGCGGTCCAGGGCGGTATTGTCGGACAGCACAGGGACAGCCCACCCTGACCCGGAGTGCGAGGAGGTTGTCATGCACGTAGAAGTCGATCGGGATCGCTGCGAAGGTAATGCGGTGTGTCTCGGTATCGCCCCCGACCTGTTTGATCTCGATGACGATGACTATGCGGTGGTGAAGGTCGACCCGGTACCCGCCGACCAGGAGGACCTGGCCGAGCAGTCCATCGCAGAATGCCCACGGGCAGCCCTGATCCGAAAAGACTAAAGAGACTAGAGGTATTCGTACAGTGGCTTCAGACACCGCAACGAATGAAAACCCGATCGACCTGTCCGGGAAGGTCGCCGTCGTCACCGGCGCGGCCGCAGGCCTGGGCCGGGCCGAGGCGATCGGCCTGGCCCGCGCCGGGGCGACCGTCGTGGTCAACGACATGGCCGGTGCGCTCGACAAGTCCGATGTGCTCGCCGAGATCGAGGCGGCGGGGTCCAAGGGCGTGGCGGTGGCAGGCGATATCAGCGCCCGCAGCACCGCCGACGAACTGGTCGAGACAGCGGACCGTTTGGGCGGCCTGGGCATCGTGGTCAACAATGCCGGCATCACCCGGGACCGCATGCTGTTCAACATGTCCGACGAGGACTGGGATGCGGTGATCGCCGTGCATCTGCGCGGTCACTTCCTGTTGACCCGCAATGCCGCGACGTACTGGAAGGCCAAGGCCAAGGAGTCCGCCACCGGCCAGGTGTGCGGCCGGATCATCAACACGTCGTCGGAGGCCGGTATCGCTGGGCCGGTGGGGCAGGCCAACTACGGCGCCGCCAAGGCCGGGATCACCGCGCTGACGCTGTCGGCCGCCCGTGGCTTGAGTCGGTATGGCGTGCGTGCCAATGCGATCGCGCCGCGCGCACGCACCGCGATGACCGCCGATGTGTTCGGCGAGGCGCCCGAACTCGGCGACGGTCAGGTCGACGCCCTGTCACCGGAACACGTCGTCACGCTGGTGAGCTACCTGGCGTCGGCGGCCTCGGACCGTGTGAACGGCCAGCTGTTCATCGTGTACGGCCCGACGGTGACCTTGGTGGCCGCACCGGTGGCCGCGCAGCGGTTCGACGCAGGCGGCGACGCCTGGGACCCGGCGGCGCTGAGCGCAACGCTGGGCGATTTCTTTGCTAAGAGGGATCCGGAAATCGGGTTCTCTGCCACTGAACTCATGGGTTCTTGAATTCGGAGAATTCCATATCCACCCGCTCTGGGGCGGATAGAACACGTTCTAGAATGATATCGATCATACTGGCTGTGACCTGCAAAAACGCTAGATTTCCACGAAGATTGCGGTTCTTTGACACTGTGAACGTGTTCTAGTTACTATGAGCCCGCTCACTAAGCGCAGCGTGCACATCAGGGGTGGAAACACCGCCAGAGCGAACAGAATCCGGCTATTGTCGGGTACTTCGCCAGTGTGGGACGACGGCAGCCCCGTTCGAGAATGGAGTCGAGGTTGATCGAACAGCTTGCGGCGCCGGCGCGGGCCGTGGGTGGGTTCGTAGAAATGACCATCGACACCTTCGTGAAGATGTTCCGAAGGCCATTCCAGTTCCGCGAATTTCTCGATCAGACCTGGATGATCGCGCGGGTGTCGTTGGTGCCTACGCTCCTGGTGTCCATCCCGTTCACGGTCCTGGTCGCCTTCACCCTCAACATCCTTCTTCGTGAGATCGGCGCGGCCGACCTGTCCGGCGCAGGCACCGCCTTCGGCACCATCACCCAGCTGGGGCCCGTGGTGACCGTGCTGGTGGTCGCCGGCGCCGGTGCCACCGCGATCTGTGCCGATCTCGGTGCCCGCACCATCCGCGAAGAGATCGACGCCATGCGGGTGCTGGGTATCGATCCGATCCAACGCCTCGTGGTGCCCCGCGTACTGGCCTCGACCGTGGTGGCGGTACTGCTCAACGGGCTGGTGTGTGCCATCGGCCTGGCCGGCGGCTATGTGTTCTCGGTCTTCCTGCAGGGCGTGAACCCGGGCGCTTTCATCAACGGGCTCACCATCCTGACCGGACTCGGCGAACTCGTACTCGCCATGTTCAAGGCCCTGCTGTTCGGACTGTTGGCCGGCCTGGTCGGCTGCTACCGCGGCCTCACCGTGCAGGGCGGGCCCAAGGGTGTCGGTATCGCGGTGAACGAGACCGTCGTCTACGCCTTCATCTGCCTGTTCGTGGTCAATGTCATCCTGACCGCCGTCGGCGTCCGAGTGCTGGAGCGGTAGACATGAGCTACGACGCGACACTGCGGTTCCGGCGCTTCTTCAG is part of the Mycobacterium adipatum genome and harbors:
- a CDS encoding ferredoxin; translation: MHVEVDRDRCEGNAVCLGIAPDLFDLDDDDYAVVKVDPVPADQEDLAEQSIAECPRAALIRKD
- a CDS encoding 3-oxoacyl-ACP reductase, giving the protein MASDTATNENPIDLSGKVAVVTGAAAGLGRAEAIGLARAGATVVVNDMAGALDKSDVLAEIEAAGSKGVAVAGDISARSTADELVETADRLGGLGIVVNNAGITRDRMLFNMSDEDWDAVIAVHLRGHFLLTRNAATYWKAKAKESATGQVCGRIINTSSEAGIAGPVGQANYGAAKAGITALTLSAARGLSRYGVRANAIAPRARTAMTADVFGEAPELGDGQVDALSPEHVVTLVSYLASAASDRVNGQLFIVYGPTVTLVAAPVAAQRFDAGGDAWDPAALSATLGDFFAKRDPEIGFSATELMGS
- a CDS encoding MlaE family ABC transporter permease, encoding MIEQLAAPARAVGGFVEMTIDTFVKMFRRPFQFREFLDQTWMIARVSLVPTLLVSIPFTVLVAFTLNILLREIGAADLSGAGTAFGTITQLGPVVTVLVVAGAGATAICADLGARTIREEIDAMRVLGIDPIQRLVVPRVLASTVVAVLLNGLVCAIGLAGGYVFSVFLQGVNPGAFINGLTILTGLGELVLAMFKALLFGLLAGLVGCYRGLTVQGGPKGVGIAVNETVVYAFICLFVVNVILTAVGVRVLER